The following coding sequences are from one Hymenobacter sp. DG25A window:
- a CDS encoding YihY/virulence factor BrkB family protein yields MPIPFSFSNIFTLLKSTWNSFMENNSFRHAAALSYYTIFSLPPLLIIVITAASTVLGSEAITGQLFHQLSSLVGAESAKFVQDSINDFNRQEKTGAAAAVGIGILIFAATTFFVTLQESINDIWNLKVKPRNNIWQFLKDRFLSFGLILSVGLLLLISFVISAVLTSFTDYLKQLLPDLAVVFIHLIDLTLSLAVTTTLFALIYRFLPDAIIRWRDVWIGAFITALLFVVGKYLIALYIAQADPGSTYGAAGSAIILLIWVNYSALIIFFGAEFTQQFADKYGQCVQPKANAVRIEVREVPEGETHEEISSGRPRAVGRWRA; encoded by the coding sequence ATGCCTATCCCGTTTTCCTTCTCTAATATTTTCACCCTGCTGAAATCGACGTGGAATTCCTTCATGGAAAACAACTCGTTTCGGCATGCCGCCGCGCTATCCTACTACACTATTTTTTCCCTGCCGCCGCTGCTGATCATTGTTATAACCGCGGCCAGTACCGTGTTAGGGTCGGAAGCTATAACGGGCCAGCTGTTTCACCAGCTGAGCTCCCTGGTAGGGGCCGAATCGGCCAAGTTCGTTCAGGATTCCATCAACGACTTCAACCGGCAGGAAAAGACCGGGGCCGCTGCTGCCGTGGGTATTGGCATCCTCATTTTTGCGGCCACCACCTTCTTTGTTACCCTGCAGGAAAGCATCAATGATATCTGGAATCTGAAGGTGAAGCCCCGCAACAACATCTGGCAGTTTCTGAAAGACCGGTTTCTGTCTTTTGGCCTGATTCTGAGCGTGGGTTTGCTGCTGCTGATTTCCTTTGTGATAAGCGCCGTGCTCACGTCTTTCACCGACTACCTCAAACAGCTGCTCCCGGATCTGGCCGTGGTGTTTATTCACCTCATTGACCTGACCCTTTCCCTGGCCGTCACCACCACGCTGTTTGCCCTTATCTACCGCTTCCTGCCCGATGCCATTATCCGGTGGCGCGACGTCTGGATCGGGGCTTTTATCACGGCGCTGCTATTCGTCGTCGGCAAGTATCTCATTGCCCTCTACATTGCCCAGGCCGACCCAGGCTCTACCTACGGGGCAGCCGGCTCAGCTATTATTCTGCTGATTTGGGTTAACTACTCGGCACTCATCATCTTCTTCGGGGCGGAGTTCACCCAGCAGTTCGCCGATAAATACGGCCAGTGCGTGCAGCCAAAAGCCAACGCCGTGCGCATAGAAGTGCGCGAAGTACCGGAAGGCGAAACCCACGAGGAAATTTCCTCCGGCCGCCCCCGGGCCGTGGGTCGTTGGCGGGCGTAA
- a CDS encoding DUF3891 family protein yields the protein MIVNHTPDGWQIIYQQAHALLAAQLAWHWQPFGPSDRWVGLLAAIAQHDDEQRPWDGHYSLTPAGAPANFTMKEFSLEQAQGVMKAARFQGRWRSLLTSMHLHTLYEGLRQEQKVIDTFLTEQEAQQKQWRRELKLNKKEAQQAYDLMHWCDRLSLILCRQELPEMGRELEIYEGPDGQCYHVSRPTAEGPVTVTPWPFREQQLTVSVEASQLRQLQFADDQELAAALREAPVETLRWELAR from the coding sequence ATGATTGTAAACCATACGCCCGATGGCTGGCAGATTATCTACCAGCAGGCCCACGCCCTGCTGGCGGCCCAGCTGGCCTGGCACTGGCAGCCGTTTGGCCCCTCCGACCGATGGGTGGGCCTGCTGGCCGCCATTGCCCAGCACGATGATGAGCAGCGGCCCTGGGACGGGCACTACAGCCTGACGCCGGCCGGGGCGCCGGCCAACTTCACCATGAAGGAATTCTCTCTGGAGCAGGCCCAGGGTGTGATGAAGGCGGCCCGCTTTCAGGGCCGCTGGCGCAGCCTGCTTACCAGCATGCACCTGCATACCCTTTATGAAGGACTGCGCCAAGAACAGAAAGTCATTGACACCTTCCTCACCGAGCAGGAGGCGCAGCAGAAGCAATGGCGCCGGGAGCTGAAGCTCAACAAAAAAGAAGCCCAGCAGGCCTACGACCTCATGCACTGGTGCGACCGGCTCAGCCTGATTTTGTGCCGGCAGGAGCTGCCGGAAATGGGCCGGGAGCTGGAAATATATGAGGGGCCCGATGGGCAATGCTACCACGTGAGCCGCCCAACGGCCGAAGGGCCCGTAACGGTAACGCCCTGGCCGTTTCGGGAGCAGCAGTTAACCGTGAGCGTGGAGGCCAGCCAGCTCCGGCAGCTGCAGTTTGCCGACGACCAGGAGCTGGCCGCTGCCCTGCGGGAAGCCCCGGTAGAAACGCTCCGCTGGGAGCTGGCCCGCTAG
- a CDS encoding NAD-dependent epimerase/dehydratase family protein has translation MATSTPGTPGDTVLIIGAGGQLGLELTQELRQRYGASNVVAADVRAPKDAETHEAGPFELLDVLDKNRLTEIVQKYKPKQVYHLAALLSATAEKNPKFGWQLNMDGLFNVLDAAVDLGVQQVYWPSSIAVFGPDTPRENTPQLTIMNPNTIYGISKLAGEQWCEWYFRKHGLDVRSLRYPGLIGYKSLPGGGTTDYAVDIYHKAVAGQPYECFLKEDTYLPMMYMPDALKATLDLMHAPADSIKIRSSYNLGAMSFSPKEITASIQRHLPEFEVTYMPDSRQQIADSWPASIDDSRARQDWGWQPDFTLDKMTNDMLLHLRQQVAETATVAH, from the coding sequence ATGGCTACTTCCACCCCCGGCACCCCCGGCGACACAGTTCTCATTATCGGAGCCGGCGGTCAGCTGGGTCTGGAGCTCACCCAGGAGCTGCGCCAGCGCTATGGCGCCTCCAACGTAGTAGCCGCCGACGTGCGCGCCCCCAAGGATGCGGAAACGCACGAAGCGGGCCCCTTTGAGCTGCTGGATGTGCTGGACAAGAACCGCCTGACAGAAATCGTACAAAAATATAAGCCCAAGCAGGTGTACCACCTGGCCGCCCTGCTCTCGGCCACGGCCGAAAAGAACCCCAAGTTTGGCTGGCAGCTGAACATGGATGGCCTGTTTAACGTGCTGGATGCCGCCGTAGACCTGGGCGTGCAGCAGGTATACTGGCCCAGCAGCATTGCCGTGTTCGGGCCCGATACCCCGCGTGAGAACACGCCCCAGCTCACCATCATGAACCCCAACACCATCTACGGCATCAGCAAGCTGGCCGGCGAGCAGTGGTGTGAGTGGTATTTCCGCAAGCACGGCCTGGATGTGCGCAGCCTGCGCTACCCCGGCCTCATTGGCTACAAATCCTTGCCCGGCGGCGGCACTACGGACTATGCCGTGGACATCTACCACAAAGCCGTGGCCGGCCAGCCCTATGAGTGCTTTCTGAAGGAAGACACCTACCTGCCCATGATGTACATGCCCGATGCCCTGAAGGCTACCTTGGACCTCATGCACGCCCCGGCCGACAGCATCAAAATCCGCAGCAGCTACAACCTGGGGGCTATGAGCTTCTCACCTAAGGAAATTACGGCCAGCATTCAGCGCCACCTTCCGGAGTTTGAGGTGACGTATATGCCGGACTCCCGCCAGCAGATTGCCGACTCCTGGCCCGCCAGCATCGACGACAGCCGCGCCCGCCAGGACTGGGGCTGGCAGCCGGATTTCACCTTGGATAAAATGACCAACGATATGCTGCTACACCTCAGGCAGCAGGTAGCTGAAACGGCCACCGTAGCGCACTAA
- a CDS encoding patatin-like phospholipase family protein has translation MYIPAMRRILIGLSLCCSLSGESLAQTKAPQAYRNLVMEGGGIRGIAYGGALKELETQGILPGIQRVGGTSAGAIQAALLAVGYSPDEIIAVVNDMPVQQLNDGRLIFFGGSSRLIKQFGWYRGDKFTQVMDQLVARKTGSANYITGQKPALASQPVANPETLGLRLDRAEQITYDSTATGRHQLAPYAINSFSTYVGALYNLAIENLNPARPTDWSRTISINTLHFSPKIKRLSTAQKKELMDSGQQGVQQFLARGK, from the coding sequence ATGTATATCCCCGCTATGCGCCGTATTCTGATTGGCTTGAGCCTTTGTTGTAGTTTGTCTGGTGAGAGCTTGGCGCAGACCAAGGCGCCGCAGGCGTACCGGAACCTGGTGATGGAGGGTGGCGGTATCCGGGGTATTGCCTATGGTGGGGCCCTCAAAGAGTTGGAAACGCAGGGGATTCTGCCGGGCATACAGCGGGTAGGGGGCACCTCCGCCGGGGCCATTCAGGCGGCTTTGCTGGCCGTAGGCTACTCCCCCGATGAGATTATAGCCGTGGTAAACGATATGCCCGTGCAGCAGCTTAACGACGGCCGCCTCATCTTTTTTGGCGGCAGCAGCCGGCTGATCAAGCAGTTTGGCTGGTACCGCGGCGACAAGTTTACCCAGGTGATGGACCAGTTGGTGGCCCGCAAAACCGGCTCTGCCAACTATATCACCGGGCAAAAGCCGGCGCTGGCCTCACAACCGGTAGCTAACCCTGAAACGCTGGGGTTGCGGCTGGATCGGGCAGAGCAGATTACGTATGATTCTACGGCGACCGGCCGGCACCAACTCGCGCCTTACGCCATCAATAGTTTCAGTACCTACGTAGGCGCTTTGTACAACCTGGCCATTGAGAATCTGAACCCGGCGCGGCCCACCGACTGGTCGCGCACCATCAGCATCAACACCCTGCATTTTAGCCCCAAGATCAAGCGCCTGTCTACGGCGCAAAAAAAGGAACTGATGGACAGTGGCCAGCAGGGCGTGCAGCAGTTTTTGGCGCGAGGCAAGTAA
- the kbl gene encoding glycine C-acetyltransferase, whose translation MYTTLQPDLQQQLQEIKDAGLYKKERIITSPQGAEIETEEAGEVLNFCANNYLGLSSHPEVIKAAKEAIDTHGYGMSSVRFICGTQDIHKELEAKLAEFLGTEDTILYAAAFDANGGVFEPLFNEQDAIISDALNHASIIDGVRLCKAQRYRYVHNDMADLEAQLQDAVAKGTRHRIIVTDGSFSMDGTIAQLDKICDLADKYEALVMIDECHSMGFLGKTGRGTHEYRNVMGRVDIITGTLGKALGGAMGGFTSGRKEIIDMLRQRSRPYLFSNTLAPAIVGASIRVLDLLTESTELRDRLEENTKYFREEMTKAGFDIKPGEHPIVPVMLYDAKLSQEFAARMLEHGIYVVGFYFPVVAKGQARIRVQMSAAHTRAHLDKAIAAFKAVGQELGTLKDRSAAQPEAGQVVINTP comes from the coding sequence ATGTATACCACCCTCCAGCCCGACCTGCAGCAGCAGTTGCAGGAAATAAAAGATGCCGGCCTCTACAAAAAGGAGCGCATCATTACCTCGCCCCAGGGCGCCGAAATTGAGACGGAAGAGGCGGGGGAAGTGCTGAATTTCTGCGCCAATAACTACCTGGGCCTGTCCTCGCACCCGGAGGTAATTAAGGCGGCCAAAGAAGCCATTGATACTCATGGCTACGGCATGTCGTCGGTGCGCTTTATCTGCGGCACTCAGGATATCCACAAAGAGCTGGAAGCCAAGCTGGCTGAGTTTCTGGGTACCGAAGACACCATTCTGTACGCAGCGGCTTTTGATGCCAACGGCGGCGTATTTGAGCCCTTGTTCAACGAGCAGGACGCTATTATTTCCGATGCTCTGAACCACGCCAGTATTATTGATGGCGTGCGCCTGTGCAAAGCCCAGCGCTACCGCTACGTCCACAACGATATGGCCGATCTGGAGGCGCAGCTGCAGGACGCCGTGGCCAAAGGCACCCGCCACCGTATCATCGTTACGGACGGCTCGTTCTCCATGGACGGCACCATTGCCCAGCTGGACAAAATCTGCGACTTGGCCGATAAGTATGAGGCCCTGGTGATGATTGACGAGTGCCACAGCATGGGCTTCCTGGGCAAAACCGGCCGCGGCACCCACGAGTACCGCAACGTGATGGGCCGTGTGGATATCATTACCGGCACGCTGGGCAAAGCCCTGGGCGGCGCCATGGGCGGCTTTACTTCGGGCCGCAAGGAAATCATTGACATGCTGCGCCAGCGTAGCCGTCCTTACCTGTTCTCCAACACCCTGGCCCCGGCCATTGTGGGTGCCAGCATCCGCGTGCTGGACCTGCTCACGGAAAGCACCGAGCTGCGCGACCGGCTGGAGGAAAACACCAAATACTTCCGCGAGGAAATGACCAAAGCCGGCTTCGACATCAAGCCCGGTGAGCACCCCATTGTGCCCGTGATGCTGTATGATGCCAAGCTGAGCCAGGAGTTTGCGGCCCGCATGCTGGAGCATGGCATTTACGTGGTGGGTTTCTACTTCCCCGTGGTAGCCAAAGGACAGGCCCGCATTCGGGTGCAGATGAGCGCCGCCCACACCCGCGCGCATCTGGACAAGGCCATTGCGGCCTTTAAAGCCGTAGGCCAGGAACTGGGCACGCTGAAAGACCGTTCGGCCGCCCAGCCCGAAGCCGGTCAGGTGGTTATCAACACCCCGTAA
- the cdaA gene encoding diadenylate cyclase CdaA, translating to MIGSFTIGFLRIGWLDVVDVLLVTALFYQLYKLLTGSVALKIFLGLMSIYLLYLVVRAAGMELLTTILGQFMSVGVLASIILFQQEIRRFLLTIGKATTLERMRVFSWRRDSTAEKMNIMPFIEAAKSLAGKNTGALIVFSMGSDLKFYADSGDLIDATVSKRLLMSIFNKTSPLHDGAVIIANNRIQAARCILPVSENPDVPASLGLRHRAAIGLSEVTDSVVLVVSEETGQISLVRAGEVYRNLSTSDLRARLNEMLFDAEPKASSPKKLSTEEVAA from the coding sequence GTGATTGGCTCCTTCACCATCGGCTTCCTGCGCATTGGCTGGCTGGACGTAGTGGACGTGCTGCTGGTTACGGCGCTGTTTTATCAGCTCTACAAGCTGCTGACCGGCAGCGTAGCGCTGAAGATTTTCCTGGGGCTGATGTCGATTTACCTGCTGTACCTGGTGGTGCGGGCCGCGGGCATGGAGCTGCTGACCACCATTCTGGGGCAGTTTATGAGCGTGGGCGTGCTGGCCAGCATTATCCTGTTTCAGCAGGAAATCCGGCGGTTTCTGCTCACCATTGGCAAGGCCACCACGCTGGAGCGCATGCGCGTGTTCTCCTGGCGGCGCGATTCTACCGCCGAGAAAATGAACATCATGCCCTTCATAGAAGCCGCTAAGAGCCTGGCCGGTAAGAATACCGGCGCGCTCATTGTGTTCAGCATGGGCTCTGATCTGAAGTTTTACGCCGACTCCGGTGACCTGATTGATGCCACCGTGAGCAAGCGCCTGCTGATGAGCATCTTCAACAAAACCAGCCCTCTGCACGACGGGGCCGTTATCATCGCCAACAACCGCATACAAGCGGCCCGCTGCATTCTGCCGGTAAGCGAAAACCCCGATGTGCCGGCCTCCCTGGGTTTGCGCCACCGCGCCGCCATTGGCCTTTCCGAGGTAACAGACAGCGTGGTGCTGGTGGTAAGCGAGGAAACCGGGCAGATTTCCCTGGTGCGCGCCGGCGAGGTGTACCGCAACCTGTCTACCTCCGACCTGCGGGCCCGCCTGAATGAAATGCTGTTCGATGCCGAGCCTAAAGCTTCCTCTCCCAAGAAGCTCTCCACCGAAGAAGTAGCCGCTTAA
- the folP gene encoding dihydropteroate synthase codes for MLDLRRPQVMGILNLTPDSFFAGSRISATDDLLRRAETMLAAGAAVLDLGGYSTRPGAAEVSEEEEKRRVLPALQALRQRFPEAFLSIDTFRASVAAEAVAAGADILNDISAGTLDADMVATVGRLGVPYVLMHMRGTPQDMAQHTHYTEDLVTELVRFFRDKLAALRAAGVVDVILDPGFGFAKTSAQNHELLRRMDELRVLGLPILAGLSRKSMVFKPLGLTPDAALTGTVAVNTIALLNGARLLRVHDVAEAMQTIQLVFNTYSTPSSP; via the coding sequence GTGCTGGATTTGCGCCGCCCGCAGGTAATGGGTATCCTCAACCTCACGCCCGATTCCTTCTTTGCCGGCAGCCGCATAAGCGCCACCGATGACCTGCTGCGCCGCGCCGAAACCATGCTCGCGGCCGGGGCTGCCGTGCTGGACCTGGGCGGCTACTCCACCCGCCCAGGCGCCGCTGAGGTAAGCGAGGAGGAGGAAAAACGCCGGGTATTACCGGCTCTGCAGGCCCTGCGGCAGCGGTTTCCGGAGGCCTTTCTTTCCATTGATACTTTTCGGGCCAGCGTAGCCGCCGAAGCCGTAGCCGCCGGCGCCGACATTCTCAACGACATCAGCGCGGGCACCCTGGATGCCGATATGGTGGCCACGGTTGGCCGCCTGGGTGTGCCCTACGTGCTCATGCACATGCGCGGCACCCCGCAGGACATGGCCCAGCACACGCACTACACCGAGGACCTGGTGACGGAGCTGGTGCGCTTTTTCCGGGATAAGCTGGCGGCCCTGCGGGCTGCCGGCGTGGTAGACGTTATTCTGGATCCGGGTTTCGGGTTTGCCAAAACCTCGGCCCAAAACCACGAGCTGCTGCGCCGCATGGATGAGCTGCGCGTGCTGGGCCTGCCTATTCTGGCTGGGCTGTCGCGCAAATCCATGGTTTTTAAGCCGCTGGGACTCACCCCGGATGCAGCCCTTACCGGTACTGTAGCCGTCAATACCATAGCGCTACTCAACGGCGCCCGCCTCCTGCGCGTACATGACGTGGCCGAAGCTATGCAAACCATTCAGCTCGTATTCAACACATACTCAACTCCTTCCTCCCCGTGA
- a CDS encoding DUF1599 domain-containing protein has translation MQNQTQHEYDAVIGHCRKLFLAKSHDYGTAWRIMRLPSITDQIYIKAQRIRSIQEKGTQRVAEGIDEEFVAIINYCLIALMQLHLPLEAPLELPVEEVTAAYDREVNTTRELLFAKNHDYGEAWRHMRVESITDIILMKLHRTKQIEDLAGQTKVSEGVEANYRDMLNYAVFALIKRGLAAAPQPESAHTV, from the coding sequence TTGCAGAACCAAACCCAGCACGAGTACGACGCCGTTATCGGGCACTGCCGGAAGCTGTTTCTGGCCAAGTCCCACGACTATGGCACGGCCTGGCGCATTATGCGCCTGCCCTCCATCACCGATCAGATCTACATCAAAGCGCAGCGCATCCGCTCCATTCAGGAGAAAGGCACTCAGCGCGTGGCCGAAGGCATCGACGAGGAGTTTGTAGCCATCATCAACTACTGCCTCATTGCCCTTATGCAGCTACACCTGCCTCTGGAGGCGCCGCTGGAGCTGCCCGTAGAGGAAGTAACCGCCGCCTATGACCGGGAAGTGAATACCACGCGGGAGCTACTCTTCGCCAAAAACCACGACTACGGCGAGGCCTGGCGGCACATGCGCGTGGAAAGCATCACCGATATCATTCTGATGAAGCTGCACCGCACCAAGCAGATTGAAGATCTGGCGGGGCAAACCAAAGTATCGGAAGGGGTGGAGGCCAACTACCGGGACATGCTCAACTACGCGGTTTTTGCGCTTATTAAGCGCGGGCTGGCCGCTGCGCCCCAACCAGAATCGGCCCACACAGTTTAA
- a CDS encoding BT_3928 family protein has protein sequence MRLVTRICWLLLGVVFIFSGLVKLNDPVGTALKLEEYFEVFSQDFGQFFMWFYPHARTISLILSTMEVVLGAALLLRWHLRKTLWALLALLVFFGFLTFYSAAFNKVTDCGCFGDFIKLTPWASFTKDMILLALWLVVFFGQRYLRLVFAKGTLGVMYITIAAAVAAGIGVYALGHLPYFDFLPYKVGNNIGKLMQSSAPLRYKYIMARNGQTQEFNEYPTDTTWKFKQMVALNPEDAPKITDFRVWNDEGDYTQEILKGNKLLLIIQNVNSADRDRFDKMNTMILAADSSKRDIKTVVLTSSNPADYDAFRHEVNLPAPFYYADATVLKSMIRSNPGIILLENGVVKGKFHYHDIPTREKLEELL, from the coding sequence ATGAGGTTAGTTACCCGCATTTGCTGGTTGTTGCTGGGAGTGGTGTTTATTTTCTCCGGCCTGGTGAAGCTGAATGACCCGGTGGGCACGGCTCTGAAGCTGGAGGAATACTTTGAGGTGTTTTCGCAGGATTTCGGGCAGTTTTTCATGTGGTTTTATCCGCATGCCCGCACCATCTCGCTTATTCTCAGTACCATGGAAGTAGTACTGGGCGCGGCCCTGCTGCTGCGCTGGCACCTGCGCAAAACCCTGTGGGCGCTGCTGGCCCTGCTGGTCTTCTTTGGCTTTCTCACCTTCTACTCGGCGGCCTTCAACAAGGTAACGGACTGCGGCTGCTTCGGCGACTTCATCAAACTCACGCCCTGGGCTTCCTTCACCAAGGATATGATTCTGCTGGCCCTGTGGCTGGTGGTATTCTTTGGACAGCGCTACCTGCGGCTGGTATTTGCCAAAGGTACGCTGGGCGTGATGTACATCACCATTGCCGCCGCGGTAGCGGCCGGTATTGGCGTGTATGCGCTGGGCCACCTGCCGTACTTCGATTTCCTGCCTTACAAGGTGGGCAACAACATTGGCAAGCTGATGCAGTCCTCGGCCCCCTTGCGCTACAAATACATTATGGCGCGCAATGGCCAGACGCAGGAGTTCAACGAGTACCCCACGGATACCACCTGGAAATTCAAGCAGATGGTGGCCCTGAACCCCGAAGATGCCCCCAAAATCACGGACTTCCGGGTGTGGAACGATGAAGGCGACTATACCCAGGAGATACTGAAAGGCAACAAGCTGCTGCTCATCATCCAGAATGTGAACAGCGCCGACCGGGACCGGTTCGACAAGATGAATACCATGATTCTGGCCGCTGATTCTTCCAAGCGGGACATCAAAACGGTGGTGCTCACCAGCAGCAACCCCGCCGACTACGATGCCTTCCGCCACGAGGTAAACCTGCCCGCACCTTTCTACTACGCCGATGCCACGGTATTGAAATCCATGATTCGCTCCAACCCCGGCATTATTCTGCTGGAAAATGGCGTGGTGAAAGGCAAGTTTCATTACCACGATATTCCTACCCGCGAAAAGCTGGAAGAGCTGCTATAA
- a CDS encoding ABC transporter permease encodes MIWFILSRLGQGLLILAGVALTVFFLFNVLPGDPVALLAGQRSDEATRAAIAADLGLDKPLPAQLLGYLNDVSPVGVHPRDSVGVAKYGGVTLVPLGEQAVVLKKPYLRRSFQSNKEVLLILLDHFTGTMWLALAAMLLAAVLGILFGVLAALRPHSWIDRTLITTSVLGISVPSFVAAILIAMTFGFYWSRWTGLNLTGQLFETDPFTGRHLVLRNLLLPAFALGIRPLAVITQLTRSSMLDVLSQDYIRTARAKGLSSYRTVMGHALKNALNPVVTAVSGWLASLMAGAFFIEYIFNWKGLGTVTLRAVENLDFPVVMGSTIFIAALFVVVNIAVDVLYAVLDPRVKLG; translated from the coding sequence ATGATCTGGTTTATTCTCAGCCGTCTGGGGCAGGGCCTCCTGATACTGGCCGGCGTAGCTCTCACGGTATTCTTTCTGTTTAACGTGCTGCCCGGCGACCCGGTAGCCCTGCTGGCCGGCCAACGCTCGGATGAAGCCACGCGTGCGGCCATTGCCGCCGACCTGGGCCTGGACAAGCCCCTGCCGGCCCAATTGCTGGGCTACCTCAATGATGTGTCGCCGGTAGGCGTGCACCCCCGTGACTCCGTGGGCGTAGCCAAGTACGGCGGCGTTACGCTGGTGCCGCTGGGCGAGCAGGCCGTGGTACTGAAAAAGCCCTACCTGCGCCGCTCCTTTCAAAGCAACAAAGAGGTACTGCTGATTTTGCTGGACCACTTTACCGGCACTATGTGGCTGGCGCTGGCCGCCATGCTGCTGGCGGCGGTACTGGGCATTCTGTTTGGCGTGCTGGCCGCCCTGCGCCCCCATTCCTGGATTGACCGCACGCTGATTACCACGTCGGTGCTGGGAATTTCAGTTCCTTCATTTGTGGCCGCTATTCTCATTGCCATGACGTTCGGCTTTTACTGGAGCCGCTGGACGGGCCTGAACCTGACCGGGCAGCTATTCGAAACAGACCCCTTCACGGGCCGCCACCTGGTGCTGCGCAACCTGCTGCTGCCGGCCTTCGCGCTGGGCATCCGGCCGCTGGCGGTTATCACCCAACTCACGCGCAGCTCCATGCTGGATGTGCTGAGTCAGGATTACATCCGCACGGCGCGGGCCAAGGGGCTTTCCAGCTACCGAACCGTGATGGGCCACGCGCTGAAAAATGCCCTGAACCCCGTCGTTACGGCGGTGTCCGGCTGGCTGGCCTCCCTCATGGCCGGGGCATTTTTCATTGAGTATATCTTCAACTGGAAAGGCCTGGGCACCGTCACGCTACGCGCCGTAGAAAACCTGGACTTCCCCGTGGTCATGGGCTCCACCATCTTTATTGCCGCCTTGTTTGTGGTAGTAAATATTGCGGTAGATGTCCTGTATGCCGTCCTCGACCCGCGGGTAAAACTGGGGTAA
- a CDS encoding shikimate kinase encodes MRLFLIGMPGAGKTTLGRALATLYELPFLDLDEEIVRQEQRSIPDIFGAEGEAYFRQREAAVLREVVQQHPRLVLATGGGTPCFHNNMEVLLQEGLPLYLHVPVEELARRLLSEMAARPLLSHLPDATALQQQLLETLSRREQFYERAPLRCTGSGCTPEAVSHLVSRFLTTS; translated from the coding sequence ATGCGTCTGTTTCTGATTGGGATGCCGGGCGCCGGGAAAACCACGCTGGGGCGCGCGCTGGCTACTCTGTACGAGCTGCCTTTTCTGGATCTGGATGAGGAAATTGTCCGGCAGGAGCAGCGCAGCATCCCGGACATATTCGGGGCCGAGGGGGAGGCTTATTTCCGCCAGCGCGAAGCGGCCGTGCTGCGGGAAGTGGTGCAGCAGCATCCGCGACTGGTGCTGGCCACGGGGGGCGGCACGCCCTGCTTTCATAACAATATGGAAGTGCTCCTGCAGGAAGGCCTCCCGCTTTACCTGCACGTGCCGGTCGAAGAGCTGGCGCGGCGGCTGCTCTCCGAAATGGCGGCCCGACCTTTGCTCTCGCATTTACCCGATGCCACTGCCCTGCAGCAGCAACTTCTCGAAACACTGAGCCGTCGGGAGCAGTTTTATGAACGTGCGCCTCTGCGCTGCACGGGTTCCGGCTGTACACCGGAGGCCGTCAGCCACTTAGTTTCCCGTTTTCTGACTACCAGTTAA
- a CDS encoding sterol desaturase family protein, which translates to MNNSSSAAEAQTTPVKTPDAIKPKHKGSARLFENPTLERLTHTHIAAPLSIFFAVAAVSLYYGLSEGLLSGLSAMGLFMAGWFLFTFVEYLMHRFVYHMDTNTPGKAKFQYTMHGVHHEYPKDKTRLAMPPILTVFVASLLFFIFRFVFGNAGFGLLAGFVFGYALYLFVHYAIHMYAPPKNFLKFWWHHHAQHHYKQDEIAFGVSTTLWDHIIGTMPKQRKA; encoded by the coding sequence ATGAACAATTCCTCTTCTGCTGCCGAAGCCCAAACGACGCCGGTGAAAACGCCCGATGCCATTAAGCCCAAGCACAAAGGATCGGCCCGTTTATTCGAAAACCCTACGCTGGAGCGCCTCACGCACACGCACATTGCGGCGCCGCTCAGCATCTTCTTTGCCGTAGCGGCTGTCAGCCTCTACTATGGCCTGAGCGAGGGCCTGCTGTCGGGCCTGAGCGCCATGGGCCTGTTTATGGCGGGCTGGTTCCTGTTCACGTTCGTGGAGTATCTGATGCACCGCTTCGTGTACCACATGGACACCAATACGCCCGGCAAGGCCAAGTTTCAGTACACCATGCACGGCGTGCACCACGAGTATCCGAAAGATAAGACCCGCCTGGCCATGCCGCCTATCCTGACGGTGTTCGTAGCCTCGCTACTGTTCTTCATCTTCCGGTTCGTGTTCGGCAACGCCGGGTTTGGGTTGCTGGCGGGTTTTGTGTTTGGCTACGCGCTGTACCTGTTTGTGCATTACGCCATCCATATGTATGCCCCGCCAAAGAACTTCCTCAAGTTCTGGTGGCATCACCACGCTCAGCACCACTACAAGCAAGATGAAATTGCCTTTGGCGTGAGCACCACGCTGTGGGACCACATTATTGGCACCATGCCCAAGCAGCGCAAAGCATAG